The genome window ACCGGGAGACGCCTCAGAACACGTCGATCTGCTTGGGCACTTGCCCGCGGCGCGAGAGGTAGGCGGCCTGCGTCTTCGTGTAGCGCCAGACGACCTCGCACTTCTCGTCCTGGAACTCCCACGGACGCACGACCACGAGGTCGCCCTCGCGGATCCACATGCGGCGCTTCATCTTGCCTGGGATGCGGCCCATGCGCGCCTTGCCGTCCTCGCACATGATCTTCAGGCGCGAGCCGCCGAGGAGCTGGTCGGCGATGCCGAACATCTCCTTCTTCTTCTTGTCCGGCATGCGCACGCGCATCGGCTGGCCCGGGCGCTCCTCGGGGAAAGCCTCCTCTTCCTCCGCGACGGGCGGGACCGCCTCGTCGTCCCCGGTGGATGCGTCTTTGTCTTCGCCCGGAATCACGGCAGGGGCAATGCGGAGGCCGGTATTTATAGAGTAGGGGGTCGCCAGACAGTCGTTCCGCTACGGGCTCGACGACTCCATGCGGACGCGGACGACGTCCGCTTCCGCCCACACGACGGCGGCGGTACCGCTCGCCTTCAGCGCGAAGGACGAGAAGTCGCTTCGAACGTTTGAGGTGTCCACGATCGGGACCGCGTCGGGCGGCGTGGCAGCATCGAGGCTGGCTCTTGCAAACCGGTACCCGGCTCCTTGCTCAAACCAGAGCGCCTGGAGATGGTCGGCGCTCGCAAGAAGCGCCGGATTTTCTGCGGGCCGTCCTTCGTTCCATACGCGCGGGATCGACCACGTCGCGCCGTCGTCGTCGGAGCTGGACAGGAACAAACCTTCCCGCTGCGAGCCCCAGGCGAGGTGGAAGCGTCCGCTTGGATCGACGGCCGCCGCGGGCCAATCCCATTCCAGGCCGGGGGAGGTGGCGGCCACGTCGCGCTGTTCGAACGTACGACCGCGGTCCCGCGAAACGGCGACGCGCAGGGCAAAGTCGGCCGTCGGGCCCGGCGCAATCAGCGAGTAGTAGGGAAGGACGACGGTGCCGTCGAGCCCCACGACGGGTGCCGCCGCGCCCATGACGAAGCGGCGCTCCCACGGCGGCACGGCCGGGAGGAACGGGCCAAACGTGCGTCCGCCGTCGTCGGACCGAGCCATCCAGATGCCCCCGGTGGGGAACTGCGAGAAGGAGGCGTAGAGGCTCCCGTCGGACGCGAAGGCGAGCCATTGGCGGTCCGTTCCGTACGGGCTGGGGGGGATCGCGATTTGGGTCCAAACGTTCGAGGCCCAGCTTGCGCCGCCGTCCTCCGAGAAGGCGATTTGGAGGCCCAGCAGGTAGGCAAAGCCGATGGGCTCGGTCAGCAGCGCGCTGTAGAAGAGGCGGCCGTCCGGCGCGACTTGCACGAGCGCGTCGGCACGATCCGTCCGCAGCGTCGCCTGGGACGGCAGCGGGGGAGGCGAGACCGCCGCGAACGTCACGCCGTCGTCGGTCGACACCGCGATCGTCGTCCCGTAGACCTCCGTCACGTACAGTCGGCCGTCCGGACCCGCTGCGATCGAAGGCTCGAAGCAGTCGAAGCGGCAACCCGAAATCGCGGTCGTCGCCGGGCCGAACAAGGGCGTTGGGAAGGCGGCGGCCGGATCGGGCAACGCGTCGAAGCGTGCGGCCGCCGACGCGGGCTCCGGGGTCGGAACGCCTGGGCCCAGACATCCGGCGAGAACCAGGCCCACCGTCACGAGTACAGGCGCGAGAGCAGCACGCACCACGACCTGCAGGGGACGGGAGCGGCTGATAAGGTTGTTCGTCGCTTCCTTGGAACCGGGGGGTCCGCCGCTACAGGACCGGCCGGTAGAAGTGGGCCGTCGTGAGCGGAAGCGTGCGGGCCTTCTCGACGCGCGCAAGCAGCGAGGGACCGTCGAAGGTGCCGTTGGCGCAGCCGGCAAGGGCGTCCTTGTACGCGCGGACGACGGCCTCGACGTTTCCGGGATGGAGCATCTGCGCGTCGATGCGCAGGCGCTCGATGCCGGCGGCCAGAAGCTCGGGCACGCGGTCGACCATGGCAAGCTCGCGGCTGTTCATCATGTGCATGCGGCACTTGCCGTCCGTGAGGAGCGGGAACACGTACCCGGCCTGGTCGCGGATGGCGTACGTCTCGCGCCGGCACGGCACGTGCTTGCCCTGCGGCCCGTAGCAGCCTTCGGCGGCGCCGATGATGCAGTGCTCGCTGATCATGAGGTGGAGCTGTCCGTGCACGACCGCTTCGACGGGCAGCGCCGCCGTGCGCGCGACCTCCGCCATCTGGCCAAGCGTGAGCTCGGGCGAGAGCGTGACGCCCTCGGCGCCAAACTCGGAGAGGACTCGGATCGTGTAGCTGTTGAAGGCGTTCACGAAGTAGTCCGCGCGCGCGGGAAGGCCAAGCCGCGAGGCAAGCGCGAGCGCGCCGAGGTTGCCGGCCACGACGCCCGCCGGGCCCCGCGCGGCAAGCGCGGGCAGCGTGCGCTCCGCGTAGGCCATGTCCGCCTCGCGCGTGATGTAGGGAAGGTGCAGCCACAGGCGCGCGCCGGCCTTGCGGGTCGATTCGAGGGCGCGCGCGACCCAATCGAGGTTCCAGTCGTCCTTGTCGCCGCCCCATTCGAGCGGCGGGAAGTAGACGTCGTCGGCGCCGCCGGCAAGCGCGGCGTCGAGCGCGCGGAGGTTCGACACGACGACGGAGACCGTGGGCGCCACGCGCGGGCGCTCGGGCAGCGAGAGGAACGACGAGGGGTCGAGCGCCTGGGCCGGGGCGCGCTTCCGCGCGGCGGCCTTGGCGGAAAGGAAAGCCTGCACGGCTTCGCGCCGCGCGCGGTTGAGCTCGCCAAGCGGCGCAAACGCGCCTGGTGGCACCGTGACGTCGAAGTTTCGAGCCTTCAGCGGCGTGTCGCCGAGCTTTCCGAGCTGGTCCTTGACGGCGCGCTCCGAGAGCGGCGTCGAGCGCGCGGGCGCAAGCGGCACGGTGGCGGCGCCCGACGCGTCGCCGTCGCGGATCTCGACGTGGAGCGAAGACGCGTCGGGCGAGGGCGCGCAACGGACCTCGACGGACACGCGCCGGCCCGCCCCCTCGTAGCTTGCGCGCGACTTCTCCTGGAGCTCGCGCGAGAGCGTTCGGTAGACGGGGTCGCCCGCGTTCACAAAGCCCTGCTTGGGCACGGACACGGTCTCGCCGGCCTGCCCCCGCGGGACGGGGTGGCCGCGAAGCTCGATGCGCTCGACGCGCTGGCCAAAGCCGCCTCCCTGCTGCGTCCACACTTCGATGCCGTCACCCACCGAGAGCGTTTCCTCGAGGCGCACGAGCATGCGGTCCTGCCGGAAGCCGGTCACGGTCCCGACGCGGACGCCCCGGTTCTCGCTTCGATCGGGGCTCACGAAGGCGTTGCCGGGCGAATCGACGAGATACGCGGTCGTGAACTGACGGTTGAACGCCTGCTCGAGCTCGCGCCGCTCCTGCGGCGTGATGTGGAAGTTGCCCTTGGCGTAGCGGTCGAGCGCCGTGCGGTAGGCGCGGACGGCCGTGGCGACGTACTCCGGGCGCTTCATGCGCCCTTCGATCTTGAAGCTCGAGACGCCCGCCTCGATGAGCTTGGGCACAAGCTCGATCGTGCAGAGGTCGCGGCTCGACTCAAGGTGCATGCCCTCGGTGGGCACCGTCTGCCAATCCCACGCGGACATGTCGTGGGGGTCCTCCTTCTGGAAGGCGCCAAGCGCAAGCGCGCCCGGGTGTTTGAGGAGGTCGTACGGGAGCCGGCACGTCGAGGCGCACTGCCCCCGGTTGCCGCTTCTCCCGCCGATGAGGCTCGACGAGAGGCATTGGCCCGAGTACGAGTAGCACAGCGCGCCGTGCACGAAGGTCTCGAGCGGAAGGCGCGTTCGCTCGCGCAGGAGGCGGATCTCGGCAAGCGTGAGCTCGCGCGGCAGGATCACGCGCTCGACGCCAAGCGACTCGAGGAGCGAGAGCGCGTGCGAAGACTGGATGCAAGCCTGCGTGGAGACGTGCACGGGAAGCTCCGGGTAGTGCTCCCGCACGAACTTCATGACGCCAAGGTCCTGGACGATGACGGCGTCGGCGCCCAGCGAGGCGAGCTCCGAAAGGTAGGGCGCAAGCTCGCGGAACTCGCCGTTTGCAAGAAGCGTGTTGACGGTGACGTACACGCTCACGTTCTTCACGTGCGCGTACTCGATCGCGCGGGCGAGCTCGTCGCCGTCGAAGTTGACGGCCCGGCCGCGCGCGTGGAACTGGCGGCCGCCCAGGTAGACGGCGTCCGCTCCGTTCTCGACGGCCGCCCGCAGAGCCTCGAAGCTGCCGGCTGGCGCCAGAAGCTCGGGCAGCGGGGACGTGGAAGACGACGACAACGAGGCCACCGAGGCGCAAGCCCCTATTTCAAGGCTCCCGGCGCGCGGGTTTTCTCGCTACCTTTTTCCGCCGTCGCCGCCTTCCCGCTTCGATGCGCGCGCTCCTTGTCCTGGCGCTTCTGCTTGCCCCGCTTGCCGGCTGCCTCTCGGGAGGCGGCGGCAGCCTTTCGGTTGCGGCGAGCGCCCCCCGAACGGCCGACCACCTTCAGATCCAGGCGCTTCTGACGGGCGGAAGCCCGTACACGGGCGAGGGGACGTTCGTGGTCCGCAGCGGGGCGCGCCAGGTCTTCCCCGTGGCCGGCGAGGCGCGCATCTCCTTCGTGGACGGCTCGGCCGTGACGACCGTGCCCTATCGCGAATTCGTGACGCAGAACGGGCAGTACACGGTCGTCGTGAGCGCTCGCGGAGCCACGGGGCAGGCCAGCACGGACGTGTTGAAGGTCATCGACAGCCTTCGCGTGATCGCGCGGTACGACGCCGACGACCGGGAGCTCTCGATCGACGTCAACTTCCTGGCCGGCGCCGCCGGCCCGCCGCAGACGCCCGTCCTCACGACGGGCAACGCGACGATCGAAGTGTTCAACGCCTCGCGCGAGGCGCGCTACACGCGCACGGTCGCCGTGGACGAGCCCTCCTTCGGCTTTGCGGACACGGTCGCCCGGGAGGCGTTCTTCCAGGGCGAGGGCGATTACAAGGTGCAGGTGACGTTCGTGAACGCGCACGCGCGCGGCAACACGGTCGCCAACGACCCCTTCTTCCGGGCGGACGTCGCAAACGTGCGGTAGGCCGAGCCTACATCCCGCGCCCTTCCTTCGCCTTTGCGCGAAGGGTGGAACCGTTGCACTTGCGGCAGCGGGTGGCCCGGGGCGGGTTGCGGGCGTAGCATTTCATGCAGATCTTCCTGTTGAGAAGACGCGCCTCGGCTTCGGGAAACTTGCCCATGATGCCACCGGAACGGGCGTGCCAATGCGCATAGGGTATTTAAGCGTTGGGCGGCGCGGCCTCCGTGGGAAACTCTTCGGGCGTGGCGGCCAGGGGGGCGGCAAGGCCGGGAGCCGGCGAGGCGAGAACGACGGGCGTCGGCGGAGCCACCGAGAGTGTCGGAAGCGGGGGCGGCGTGCGCGCGGCAAGGCCGACCACGGGAATGCGCCGCCGGAACGCGGCGGCCAACGGCGCAGGTGGGGCCTCCGGCGCGGTCGCTTCGGCCTGCCGCATGGCAAGCACGCCCACAAGCGTGAGGCATGCCGTGGCGGCGAGGACGACCCAGAAGAGGTCGCCCAGGAGCGCCAGGATCGCGACGGAGCCGTAGGCGAGGGCCACCGTGACGGCGGCGCTGCCCAAGAGAAGCGGCGGGAAGATGCGTCGCGCGTCGTACCCGAGGCTTCGGCCCAGCGCGGCGGTCCCGGCGCCGCCGCCTCCCTGGTGCGGCACGATCGCGTACGCGATGAGGCTCACGAAGGCCGTCTTCGAGAGCCAAGGGCGGCGGGAGAGGAACCGCTGCGCGGCCGACTCGAAGCGGACGAGCACCGGCCCCACGCGCGGGACCCGTTTCAGGCGCTCCCAGTTCCAGAACACGAGCAGGCACGCGGCCACGTCGAGCGTGAGGAGGTAGGCCACGACAAGCCACGGTTCGAAGTTGCGCGCCACGAGGGCCGGGATGACCGTTTCGCGGCCAAAGGGCGGCACGAGGTACACCGAGAGCCATCCGAGGAATTCGAGCCAGCGCGCGCCCACGGCAAGGGGCACGCTCAAAAGCGCCGCGCCGTACAGGAACCCCGGGATCAGGATCCGGGCCCGGGGCGAAAGCGCGCGCATGCGCGACACTGTCTGCTCTTAAACGCTCATAAGGGTCCTGCGCGAGGCCGTGGGGCGCTGGGGGCCCCGGCCGGAGTCCCGAACCATGCCCTGGGGCTTGCAAGCCCTGGGCGCCGCGATGCCCGGTTCATGTCCCATCGGGAACAGACCGGCGTGCGTGACCGTCGCAATCCGCAACTGGCTCTCGTCGCGCTGGGAGGCCGTGCAGGACTACGAGGACATCCTGGAGGGGCTTCCTGCCGGCTCGCGAGCTTCCTTCTCGCGCGTGGCCCCCCCTTCGCCCCCGGGTCGCCGGCGGCGCGACCGCGCTCCCTTCCACGGCGCCCCGGCGGCGCCGCCCGCGGACGGATGGGCAAACCTGGGCGTCGCGCGGCCCCCGGTGGACGGCGCGGCCTTCGACGAGCTCGCGCGCTTCCTTCGCGTGCGCTAGAGGAAGAGCTTCTGCTTCTCCACGACCTCGGCGCCGTTGCGGGCGCTTGCGTACTCGGCAAGCGGCTGCGCGTTGAGGTCGAAGAATCCGGGCCCCCACTTGAACTTCGACAGGAGCGTCCGCGCGGAGTCCTCTTCGCCGAGGATCCACGTCGCCGCCGCGAAGGCTTCGGCCGTCGTGAGCCGGAACGGTTTCCCGTAGTTCACCGGATTGGCGGCCAGCAGGAACGGCAGCGCACGGCCGTGGAACCGAAGGACCTCGCGAAGGCGCGGGAACTCCTGCTCCGCGTACGCCCACGAGCAGTCGATCGCCAAAAGCCCGTGCGCCTGCGCCGCGGCGCGGTCCTCCCGCGAGAGCGCGCGACCGCTGAAGGGGTCGAGGGCGACGGCGCCGCGCGGCGTTCGCGCGGCCGAGGTGTGCAGCGACAGCAGGGCAAAGCGCGCGAGCTTGCGCGACGTGCACTTGCGGGGATCGTCCTGCTCGATGTGGAGCACGTGGAGGGGGATCATCGCACGACCGCGTCCGTCACGAAATGCACGACGCCCGGGGCGTAGGACTTGACCACGCGCGTGCTCGCCGAGGCAAGCGTGCGCCCGGCATCCCGCGCGGCCGCGGCAATCTCTTCCAGGGGCCGCGCCGGAACCGCTTCGACCGGGCAGGCGTCGTGGTAGTGCAGCGCGCCCCCGCCGGGAGCAAGCGCGCGCATCGCCGTCGGCAGGAAACGACGCGTGTCGCCGAGGTAGCCCAGGAGCACCCGGTCGGCCACGCCCACTGGCGCGGCCTCGCGGCAGTCGCCCAGCACGGCTTCCACGCGGTCCGAGAGGCCGTTTCGCCGCACGTTCTCGACGAGATAGCCGTGGGCCACGGGGTTGCGTTCGATGGCCCTGACGTGAGCCCCCGCGCGCGCCATCGGCAGCGTGAAGTACCCGATGCCGGCGAACAGGTCCACGACGCGCTCCCCGGCCCGCACGACCTTCCCCATCCGCTTGCGTTCGTAGTTGTTGCCGCTCGAATACATGAGGCGGGCCACGTCGAAGGCGAACGAAAGGCCGTCCTCGCGATGCACCGTCTCGGTGCCCGTGCCGTGCAGGAGCCGCATGCGGGGTTCCCGGTGCTCGCCCTGCACGCCGCCCACGTCTTCGAGCACTGTGCGGGCCATGAGCTCCTTGGCGTAGGCTTCCGCGACCTCGCGGCCTCGCGCGTGCAGGCCGGCGGGCAGGCGCAACACGAGGACGTCGCCGTAGAGCTCCCACTTTCGCGGAAGCTGCGCGCGCTCCGAGGGCTCAAGCACGGTTCCAAGGCGCGTGTCGATGCGTTCGAAGGGCGTCGCGCGGCGCGCCGCGGCGAGGGCTTCCACGGGGCGTCAGCGGCAGTGGCGCCCTAAAAAGGTTCGGCCGCGCGGGGGCCCAGGTCGCCTTCCGAAGGGTTCTTGGCGTTCCCCTCGATTGGCCGCCTTGAGGGACATGGTGTCGAGGACCACGATCATGCTTGCCGCCGCCGCGCTCCTGGCGCTCTTGGCCGCGCCGGCCGGCGCGCAAGAGACGCCGGATCCCTGGCCGCGACTGCCCGAGCGGGTGGACGCCGAGATCAGCGCCTCGTTCCGCAACCTCACGGCGATCTCCATCCGCGCCGACCTTCACCTTCGCAAGGCGACGCTCGACGACCAGACCCTGTCGGCTGGCGACATCCGAGCCATCTGGGCGGGCGAGCGGGCGTCCCCGCAGTCGCGCGAGGCGTTCGTGGCGCAGTTGGAGGACATGCTGAAGGCGCGGCTCGAGGCCATCCTGGACGGCGCCTTCCCGGGCTCTGCCATCGCCATCACGCGCTCGAGCGTCGTTCCCGCCTCCCTGAACGGCACGGGCGATTACGATCCGCCCGTCGACGTGCGCGCCGAGGCCGCCATCGCCGCGACGTTGTCCGACCTTGGCATTGCGAGCACGCGCCTCAACGTCACGGAATCCACGATCCAGGCCATCCTGGAGATGGGCGCCGAGATCGCCTGGAGGATCCCCATCGTCGCGCCTCCCGGATGGGATCTGACGCTTGCCGCAAGCGTGCCCGAGCAGTGGGCCGTCCTGCGAGCCGAGGGGGGCGCGGTTGCGGGCGCAAGCGCCGCCGCCTTCCGCGTCGCAAACGGCGAGGATCCCACGGACCGGCGGTTGGAGGCCCTCATCGCGGTCCGGCAGGCCGACGCGCCGACCCACCAGGGGCCCGACGCAAGCGTCGCCGTCCACGTGGACATGCGGGACGTGCAGGGCATCGCCTTCCCCGGCGTTCTCTCGGGCAACCTCGGGTCGCTGCGCATGGAGATCGGCGTCGACGCGCGCTTGCGCGTCGTGGCCGTTCCCGACGACGTGACGGCGAAGCTTCCCTCCGGCGTCACGCTTGCCTACCTCAACAGCGACGCCTTCCGCATCGCTCTTCGCGAGGGGATCCTCACGGCGCAGGACGTGGACCGCTTCGAGC of Candidatus Thermoplasmatota archaeon contains these proteins:
- a CDS encoding DUF367 family protein; this translates as MIPLHVLHIEQDDPRKCTSRKLARFALLSLHTSAARTPRGAVALDPFSGRALSREDRAAAQAHGLLAIDCSWAYAEQEFPRLREVLRFHGRALPFLLAANPVNYGKPFRLTTAEAFAAATWILGEEDSARTLLSKFKWGPGFFDLNAQPLAEYASARNGAEVVEKQKLFL
- a CDS encoding U32 family peptidase is translated as MSSSSTSPLPELLAPAGSFEALRAAVENGADAVYLGGRQFHARGRAVNFDGDELARAIEYAHVKNVSVYVTVNTLLANGEFRELAPYLSELASLGADAVIVQDLGVMKFVREHYPELPVHVSTQACIQSSHALSLLESLGVERVILPRELTLAEIRLLRERTRLPLETFVHGALCYSYSGQCLSSSLIGGRSGNRGQCASTCRLPYDLLKHPGALALGAFQKEDPHDMSAWDWQTVPTEGMHLESSRDLCTIELVPKLIEAGVSSFKIEGRMKRPEYVATAVRAYRTALDRYAKGNFHITPQERRELEQAFNRQFTTAYLVDSPGNAFVSPDRSENRGVRVGTVTGFRQDRMLVRLEETLSVGDGIEVWTQQGGGFGQRVERIELRGHPVPRGQAGETVSVPKQGFVNAGDPVYRTLSRELQEKSRASYEGAGRRVSVEVRCAPSPDASSLHVEIRDGDASGAATVPLAPARSTPLSERAVKDQLGKLGDTPLKARNFDVTVPPGAFAPLGELNRARREAVQAFLSAKAAARKRAPAQALDPSSFLSLPERPRVAPTVSVVVSNLRALDAALAGGADDVYFPPLEWGGDKDDWNLDWVARALESTRKAGARLWLHLPYITREADMAYAERTLPALAARGPAGVVAGNLGALALASRLGLPARADYFVNAFNSYTIRVLSEFGAEGVTLSPELTLGQMAEVARTAALPVEAVVHGQLHLMISEHCIIGAAEGCYGPQGKHVPCRRETYAIRDQAGYVFPLLTDGKCRMHMMNSRELAMVDRVPELLAAGIERLRIDAQMLHPGNVEAVVRAYKDALAGCANGTFDGPSLLARVEKARTLPLTTAHFYRPVL
- a CDS encoding sialidase family protein; amino-acid sequence: MVRAALAPVLVTVGLVLAGCLGPGVPTPEPASAAARFDALPDPAAAFPTPLFGPATTAISGCRFDCFEPSIAAGPDGRLYVTEVYGTTIAVSTDDGVTFAAVSPPPLPSQATLRTDRADALVQVAPDGRLFYSALLTEPIGFAYLLGLQIAFSEDGGASWASNVWTQIAIPPSPYGTDRQWLAFASDGSLYASFSQFPTGGIWMARSDDGGRTFGPFLPAVPPWERRFVMGAAAPVVGLDGTVVLPYYSLIAPGPTADFALRVAVSRDRGRTFEQRDVAATSPGLEWDWPAAAVDPSGRFHLAWGSQREGLFLSSSDDDGATWSIPRVWNEGRPAENPALLASADHLQALWFEQGAGYRFARASLDAATPPDAVPIVDTSNVRSDFSSFALKASGTAAVVWAEADVVRVRMESSSP
- a CDS encoding class I SAM-dependent methyltransferase family protein; this encodes MEALAAARRATPFERIDTRLGTVLEPSERAQLPRKWELYGDVLVLRLPAGLHARGREVAEAYAKELMARTVLEDVGGVQGEHREPRMRLLHGTGTETVHREDGLSFAFDVARLMYSSGNNYERKRMGKVVRAGERVVDLFAGIGYFTLPMARAGAHVRAIERNPVAHGYLVENVRRNGLSDRVEAVLGDCREAAPVGVADRVLLGYLGDTRRFLPTAMRALAPGGGALHYHDACPVEAVPARPLEEIAAAARDAGRTLASASTRVVKSYAPGVVHFVTDAVVR
- the eif1A gene encoding translation initiation factor eIF-1A gives rise to the protein MRVRMPDKKKKEMFGIADQLLGGSRLKIMCEDGKARMGRIPGKMKRRMWIREGDLVVVRPWEFQDEKCEVVWRYTKTQAAYLSRRGQVPKQIDVF
- a CDS encoding 50S ribosomal protein L40e → MGKFPEAEARLLNRKICMKCYARNPPRATRCRKCNGSTLRAKAKEGRGM